A genomic stretch from Plutella xylostella chromosome 14, ilPluXylo3.1, whole genome shotgun sequence includes:
- the LOC125489533 gene encoding uncharacterized protein LOC125489533 has protein sequence MTESRAVCPHCPGSSRQFVVPRGLNVHISRVHRGALPHRSQATAQDGIDDGPPQSPQSALGNLSQLRRNVRVLKHVPKGARSLAASKLSQLIERCVQSNDTGDWYALLSFSYTCLRVPCPGDKSRSLTSKVKANILASDLGDSLSQNVAPSNVVVGRRALYRAVETKVHDGDLSGAVRILLSDCSIAENNEETLEALRLKHPAPGRPLNFPPEPASSDEYLVVEMGDVARAIGSFNNGSAAGLDGIRPELLKELTSSGAGDNGATLLQSICNLSNFLLRGLVNREVCPFLYGASLCALKKKDGGIRPIAVGSVLRRLVAKLGCAAVRDVMSQRLQPHQLGFGVPLGCEAAIHATRSFAFSRDGSDDVIIKVDLRNAFNTVERDIILARVRDHTPALYPFLHQCYSKPSNLFYGDSLVESRVGVQQGDPLGPLIFSLATQDVVAHLRSPLNVWYLDDGTLGGSPEVVLADIETLKQGLSNLGLCLNTQKCELFPCSGQLPSDTRMRVEAAVPGVNLLVKSDFTLLGAPIFAEGVPEVILSKLRNLTDTKPHLKQLSAHVALTILRSCLSIPRLTYTLRTAPVWLCGEESLRYDNMLRELLESVLNVGMSDLQWSQAALPIRHGGLGIRRLQDIELPAFLASASGVLELVTRILQVNGDDFSIPFAEEALSLWRARCPGCDDPDFPERQRAWDEEICRVSLDGLLGHSSGAERARLLAVSRPESGLWLHALPSPHLGTLLDDNSLRVAVALRLGCDVCQPHRCVCGANVDVQGRHGLHCVRSAGRISRHHAINDIVRRALISADIPAVLEPPGLSRSDGRRPDGLTLIPWEKGRCLLWDATCVCTFAPSHVGHTAGTVGAAAEAAARQKCVKYGQLIAGGYIFVPLAIETTGVWGEQGRQFVREIGRRLRSRGFDYRSGAYLAQRISLAVQRGNAASVMGTFGSGASWGGLFS, from the coding sequence ATGACTGAATCTCGGGCCGTTTGCCCGCATTGCCCCGGTTCCTCAAGGCAGTTTGTTGTCCCACGGGGTTTAAATGTCCACATTAGTCGGGTACATAGGGGCGCGCTCCCCCACCGGTCTCAGGCGACTGCGCAAGATGGGATCGACGATGGCCCGCCACAAAGTCCACAATCAGCGCTGGGCAACCTTTCTCAATTACGCAGAAATGTTCGCGTGTTGAAACATGTCCCGAAAGGTGCGAGAAGTTTGGCGGCGAGTAAATTATCTCAATTAATTGAGAGATGTGTGCAGTCGAATGATACCGGTGATTGGTACGCCCTGCTTAGTTTCTCTTATACCTGCTTGAGAGTCCCATGCCCTGGCGATAAAAGTCGATCCCTGACCTCAAAAGTAAAGGCCAATATTTTGGCTAGCGATTTGGGCGACTCGCTTTCACAAAATGTGGCACCGTCGAATGTAGTGGTTGGCCGCCGCGCACTTTACAGAGCTGTGGAAACCAAGGTCCATGATGGGGATCTAAGCGGTGCGGTAAGAATCCTCTTGTCTGACTGCTCCATTGCGGAGAACAACGAGGAGACTTTAGAGGCTTTACGCCTCAAGCACCCGGCGCCTGGACGTCCTTTGAATTTCCCGCCTGAGCCTGCCTCGTCTGATGAATACCTGGTTGTGGAGATGGGTGATGTTGCGCGTGCTATTGGCTCATTTAATAATGGCTCTGCGGCGGGGCTAGacggtattcggcccgaacTGCTGAAGGAGTTGACGTCGTCAGGCGCTGGAGACAACGGTGCCACTCTGCTGCAATCTATTTgcaatctgtcaaatttcctGCTCAGAGGTTTGGTCAACAGGGAAGTTTGCCCGTTTTTATATGGCGCTTCCCTGTGTGCTTTAAAAAAGAAGGACGGCGGCATCCGACCCATCGCGGTGGGCAGTGTACTCCGGCGTTTAGTCGCCAAGCTGGGGTGTGCCGCAGTGAGAGACGTTATGTCCCAGCGTTTGCAGCCTCATCAGTTGGGGTTTGGCGTACCCTTGGGCTGTGAAGCTGCTATACACGCGACACGGTCTTTCGCGTTTTCCCGCGATGGTTCGGATGACGTGATCATCAAGGTTGACCTCAGGAACGCCTTTAACACGGTTGAGAGGGACATAATTTTGGCGCGGGTTAGAGATCATACCCCAGCGCTGTACCCTTTTCTCCATCAGTGCTATTCGAAACCAAGTAATTTATTCTATGGTGATAGCCTGGTGGAGTCAAGGGTGGGTGTTCAACAGGGCGATCCTTTAGGCCCTTTGATCTTTAGCCTGGCCACCCAAGATGTTGTGGCTCACTTGCGCTCTCCTCTCAACGTGTGGTATCTAGATGATGGTACCTTGGGGGGCAGCCCAGAGGTAGTTTTGGCTGACATTGAGACCCTGAAACAGGGTCTCAGTAACTTGGGACTGTGCTTGAACACACAGAAATGCGAGCTGTTTCCATGTTCGGGGCAGCTGCCTAGCGATACCCGCATGCGAGTGGAAGCCGCGGTCCCGGGGGTGAATTTGTTAGTCAAATCGGACTTCACTCTTCTGGGTGCTCCCATCTTTGCTGAGGGTGTTCCTGAGGTCATCCTTTCCAAACTCAGGAATTTGACAGACACTAAGCCCCACCTCAAGCAGCTCTCTGCGCATGTGGCTCTAACCATTTTGCGCAGCTGTTTGTCCATCCCAAGGCTGACATATACTCTTCGTACTGCGCCGGTCTGGCTGTGCGGAGAGGAGTCCTTGAGGTATGACAACATGCTCAGAGAGTTGCTTGAGAGTGTTCTCAACGTGGGGATGTCAGACCTCCAGTGGTCTCAGGCGGCACTACCCATCAGGCATGGGGGTTTGGGCATTCGTCGCCTTCAGGACATCGAGCTGCCGGCTTTTCTGGCCTCGGCGAGCGGGGTGTTGGAGTTAGTCACTCGTATCTTACAAGTCAATGGTGATGACTTTAGCATTCCGTTCGCTGAAGAGGCCTTGAGTCTCTGGCGTGCTCGTTGTCCTGGCTGTGATGATCCCGACTTTCCCGAGCGACAGCGCGCTTGGGATGAGGAGATCTGCCGAGTATCCCTCGATGGCCTCCTAGGGCATAGCTCGGGGGCTGAGCGTGCGCGTCTGCTGGCTGTATCCCGCCCTGAGTCCGGGCTGTGGCTTCACGCTTTGCCATCGCCGCACTTAGGGACTTTGTTAGATGACAATTCCTTGCGTGTGGCGGTGGCACTTCGTCTGGGCTGTGACGTATGTCAGCCGCATCGCTGTGTTTGTGGTGCAAACGTTGACGTGCAGGGGCGCCATGGGCTTCATTGTGTCCGAAGTGCAGGCAGAATCTCACGGCATCACGCAATAAATGATATCGTTCGGAGGGCTCTCATTTCTGCTGACATTCCGGCGGTTCTTGAGCCGCCGGGGTTGAGTCGCAGTGATGGGAGGCGTCCGGACGGTCTCACCTTGATACCGTGGGAGAAAGGTCGGTGCCTGCTCTGGGACGCCACATGCGTCTGCACATTTGCCCCGTCCCACGTGGGGCACACTGCTGGCACGGTGGGTGCGGCTGCCGAGGCGGCCGCACGACAGAAGTGCGTCAAATACGGCCAGTTGATTGCGGGTGGCTATATTTTTGTGCCTCTTGCCATTGAGACCACTGGGGTTTGGGGGGAACAGGGGAGGCAGTTCGTCAGGGAGATTGGGCGACGCTTGAGGAGCCGCGGTTTTGACTACCGCTCTGGGGCGTACCTGGCACAGAGGATCTCCCTTGCCGTGCAGCGCGGCAACGCAGCTAGCGTTATGGGGACTTTTGGGTCGGGTGCGTCCTGGGGTGGTTTATTTAGCTAA